Proteins found in one Candidatus Eisenbacteria bacterium genomic segment:
- a CDS encoding lysophospholipid acyltransferase family protein, with protein sequence MAGETTRTTAQGDGGLALQRCVGRLFSPLWVPVTVALMRFGFGWRIDGMDDARRVYRDLRRSGDPLLVCANHLTLVDSALVAWALGSPWWFLLDYAALPWNVPERQNFAASTVSRVLVYLMKCVPVTRGGDRAEIGRVLAQLVHLLARGEVVLLFPEGGRSRSGAVEEESAAYGVGRVIAALPGCRVLCVYLRGERQEGFSDLPVRADRFRVQVECLRPTSELKGMRRARDLAQQVTRTLSILEQRHFDDRR encoded by the coding sequence GTGGCGGGCGAGACGACGAGGACCACGGCGCAGGGCGATGGCGGCCTCGCGCTCCAACGCTGCGTCGGCCGCTTGTTCTCCCCGTTGTGGGTGCCCGTGACGGTCGCTCTCATGCGCTTCGGCTTCGGATGGCGGATCGACGGTATGGACGACGCGCGTCGCGTCTACCGCGACCTGCGGCGTTCGGGCGATCCCCTGCTCGTCTGCGCGAACCACCTGACGCTGGTCGACTCGGCGCTCGTCGCCTGGGCCCTCGGCTCGCCCTGGTGGTTCCTGCTCGACTATGCCGCCCTTCCCTGGAACGTGCCCGAGCGCCAGAACTTCGCCGCCTCGACCGTCTCGCGGGTCCTCGTCTACCTCATGAAATGCGTTCCCGTGACGCGCGGGGGCGACCGCGCCGAGATCGGCCGCGTGCTCGCGCAGCTCGTCCATCTGCTCGCGCGAGGCGAGGTCGTCCTCCTCTTCCCCGAGGGTGGGCGGAGCCGGAGCGGAGCGGTGGAGGAGGAAAGCGCCGCGTACGGGGTGGGGCGCGTGATCGCCGCGCTGCCCGGGTGTCGCGTCCTGTGCGTCTACCTGCGCGGCGAGCGGCAGGAGGGATTCAGCGACCTGCCGGTTCGGGCCGATCGCTTTCGGGTGCAGGTCGAATGCCTGCGACCGACCTCGGAGCTGAAGGGCATGCGGCGGGCCCGCGATCTCGCGCAGCAGGTGACCCGCACCCTCAGCATCCTCGAGCAGAGACACTTCGATGATCGGCGATGA
- a CDS encoding phosphopantetheine-binding protein, whose amino-acid sequence MSETDVMTKVVTILTPYAKNGEALAAIGPTTHILDDLKVNSARLVDVVLAFEDEFGIEIADDDVDAVNTVGDAVRLISSKL is encoded by the coding sequence ATGAGCGAAACCGACGTGATGACCAAAGTGGTGACGATCCTCACCCCCTACGCCAAGAACGGCGAGGCGCTGGCGGCGATCGGGCCGACGACGCACATCCTGGACGATCTCAAGGTGAACTCGGCGCGCCTGGTCGACGTCGTGCTCGCCTTCGAGGACGAGTTCGGCATCGAGATCGCCGACGACGACGTCGACGCCGTCAACACCGTGGGGGACGCGGTCCGGCTGATCTCCTCGAAGCTCTAG
- a CDS encoding beta-ketoacyl-[acyl-carrier-protein] synthase family protein, with protein sequence MTRHRVVVTGLGVVAPNAVGVAGFERALRDGRSGVRAVPKLRELGFACQVAGVPDGVDERVAAIFDPDEVLAMNSNHRYACLAAVEAWEDAGLRRPAAGEDAVDWGAGAVLGTGIGGMDTIGERVVPLTDGGKLRRLGSTVVEQVMASGISARVAGLLALGNQVTTNSSACSTGTEAIVEGVERIRAGRADRMLCGGSEGASPYIWAGFDAMRVLTRASNDAPERASRPMSASAAGFVPAAGAGVLLLERLESALERGAHIRAEVLGGAVNCGGHRGGGSMTAPNPDGVRRCIRAALDDAGVVPQAVGAINGHLTATGADPREVRSWAAALERSPATLPPITSTKSLIGHGLGAAGGIESVASVLMVEKGFLHPTINCEDVHPEITPFAGAIPHAPREMPDLRVLIKAGFGFGDVNACVLFGKWMG encoded by the coding sequence ATGACGCGGCACCGGGTGGTCGTGACGGGCCTCGGCGTGGTCGCACCCAACGCCGTCGGTGTCGCCGGCTTCGAGCGCGCGTTGCGCGACGGGCGATCCGGCGTGCGCGCCGTCCCCAAGCTGCGCGAGCTCGGGTTCGCCTGCCAGGTGGCCGGCGTGCCGGACGGCGTCGACGAGCGCGTGGCCGCGATCTTCGACCCCGACGAGGTGCTGGCGATGAACTCGAACCATCGCTACGCGTGCCTCGCTGCCGTCGAGGCATGGGAGGACGCCGGGCTTCGCCGGCCCGCCGCGGGCGAGGACGCGGTCGATTGGGGCGCGGGTGCCGTCCTCGGGACGGGCATCGGCGGCATGGACACGATCGGCGAGCGGGTCGTGCCGCTGACCGACGGCGGCAAGCTCCGCCGTCTCGGCAGCACGGTCGTCGAGCAGGTGATGGCGAGCGGGATCTCGGCGCGCGTCGCGGGGCTGCTCGCGCTCGGCAACCAGGTGACGACGAACTCGAGCGCCTGCAGCACCGGCACGGAGGCGATCGTCGAAGGCGTCGAGCGCATCCGCGCGGGCCGCGCCGACCGCATGCTGTGCGGCGGGTCCGAGGGCGCGAGCCCCTACATCTGGGCCGGGTTCGATGCGATGCGCGTGCTCACGCGCGCCTCGAACGACGCGCCGGAGCGCGCGTCGCGACCGATGAGCGCGTCCGCGGCGGGCTTCGTCCCCGCGGCCGGCGCGGGCGTGCTGCTCCTCGAGCGGCTCGAGAGCGCGCTCGAGCGCGGCGCGCACATCCGTGCCGAGGTGCTCGGGGGGGCCGTGAACTGCGGTGGTCACCGCGGCGGCGGCAGCATGACGGCGCCCAACCCCGACGGCGTGCGCCGCTGCATTCGGGCTGCGCTCGACGACGCCGGCGTCGTGCCGCAGGCCGTCGGCGCGATCAACGGCCACCTGACCGCGACCGGCGCGGATCCGCGCGAGGTCCGCTCGTGGGCGGCGGCGCTCGAGCGCTCGCCGGCGACGCTGCCCCCGATCACGTCGACGAAGTCGCTGATCGGCCACGGGCTCGGCGCGGCGGGCGGCATCGAGAGCGTCGCCAGCGTGCTGATGGTCGAGAAGGGCTTCCTGCATCCGACCATCAACTGCGAGGACGTGCATCCCGAAATCACCCCGTTCGCCGGAGCCATTCCGCACGCCCCCCGGGAGATGCCGGACCTGCGGGTCCTCATCAAAGCCGGGTTCGGCTTCGGCGACGTCAATGCGTGCGTCCTGTTCGGCAAGTGGATGGGATGA
- a CDS encoding 3-hydroxyacyl-ACP dehydratase FabZ family protein, whose product MADLTPAEVLAAVPHRPPFRFIDDILELDADHIVATCRFSPDAAFYGGHFPGNPITPGVLLLEAMAQAGVVAHGIYLLGSEPATTGPLLTLFTDATVEFTGIVRPGARVVIRGRKLLFRRRLLRSEVEMQLEDGRVVCHGTLSGMGVPA is encoded by the coding sequence GTGGCTGACCTCACGCCCGCCGAGGTGCTGGCCGCGGTGCCGCACCGCCCCCCCTTCCGCTTCATCGACGACATCCTCGAGCTGGACGCCGACCACATCGTCGCGACCTGCCGCTTTTCCCCCGACGCCGCGTTCTACGGCGGGCACTTCCCGGGCAATCCGATCACACCGGGCGTGCTCCTCCTCGAGGCCATGGCGCAGGCGGGCGTGGTGGCACACGGCATCTACCTGCTCGGCTCCGAGCCGGCGACCACGGGTCCGTTGCTCACGCTGTTCACCGACGCGACGGTGGAGTTCACGGGCATCGTGCGGCCCGGCGCGCGCGTGGTGATCCGCGGCCGCAAGCTGCTCTTCCGGCGCCGGCTCCTTCGATCCGAGGTCGAGATGCAGCTCGAGGACGGCAGGGTGGTCTGCCACGGAACGCTCTCGGGAATGGGAGTTCCCGCATGA
- a CDS encoding SDR family oxidoreductase: protein MSDRPVALVTGGGTGIGAACCRALATNGFRVVVHYRGSEAAAQALAAELGDAFTVRADLAVTSDIDALVATLKERAGRVDVLVNNAGCNRNAPTPRMSLDDYDAVAGIARGTWYLTKLVLRQFMLRQGTGRIINITSVVGHTGNQGQVPYTMAKAGLDALTKSLAQELAGRAILVNSVAPGFVATDMTATLPDEARDAILARVPLGRMGTAEEVADVVAFLATRGNYVNGSVLHVNGGLYGG, encoded by the coding sequence ATGAGCGATCGCCCCGTCGCGCTCGTGACCGGCGGTGGCACGGGCATCGGCGCCGCCTGCTGCCGCGCGCTCGCCACCAACGGCTTTCGCGTGGTGGTGCACTATCGCGGCAGCGAAGCGGCGGCGCAGGCGCTCGCCGCCGAGCTCGGCGACGCCTTCACCGTGCGCGCCGACCTCGCCGTGACGAGCGACATCGATGCGCTGGTCGCGACCCTGAAAGAGCGCGCGGGACGCGTGGACGTGCTGGTCAACAACGCCGGCTGCAACCGCAACGCGCCGACCCCACGCATGAGCCTCGACGACTACGACGCCGTCGCCGGCATCGCGCGCGGCACCTGGTACCTGACCAAGCTCGTGCTGCGCCAGTTCATGCTGCGCCAGGGCACGGGCCGCATCATCAACATCACGAGCGTCGTCGGCCACACGGGCAACCAGGGCCAGGTGCCGTACACGATGGCGAAGGCGGGGCTCGACGCGCTCACCAAGTCGCTCGCGCAGGAGCTCGCCGGCCGCGCGATCCTGGTGAACTCGGTCGCGCCGGGGTTCGTCGCGACCGACATGACGGCGACGCTGCCCGACGAGGCGCGCGACGCGATCCTGGCGCGCGTCCCGCTGGGTCGCATGGGGACGGCGGAGGAGGTGGCCGACGTGGTGGCCTTCCTCGCCACGCGAGGGAACTACGTGAACGGCTCGGTGCTGCACGTGAACGGAGGGCTCTACGGTGGCTGA
- the fabA gene encoding bifunctional 3-hydroxydecanoyl-ACP dehydratase/trans-2-decenoyl-ACP isomerase encodes MTHAEFRSRRSFALPELLAFAHGRLIDDPPAGFATRLPLPPMLMVDRIVDVRQDGARGTIVGERDVRPDDWFFACHFAGDPVQPGCLGVDAVWQLIGFFCAWRGGLGAGRALGCGEIAFDGQIRPHDRTVRYAVDVRRCAAVADGTATLAIGDATVSVDDTPIYTLRGARVGLFRNLADAERSAARTNGSAA; translated from the coding sequence ATGACCCACGCCGAGTTCCGATCGCGCCGGTCCTTCGCGCTCCCGGAGCTGCTCGCCTTCGCACACGGGCGCCTGATCGACGACCCGCCGGCGGGGTTCGCGACGCGGCTCCCGCTTCCGCCGATGCTCATGGTCGACCGCATCGTCGACGTCCGCCAGGACGGCGCGCGCGGCACGATCGTCGGCGAGCGCGACGTCCGTCCCGACGACTGGTTCTTCGCGTGCCATTTCGCGGGCGACCCGGTGCAACCCGGCTGCCTCGGCGTCGATGCCGTCTGGCAACTGATCGGCTTCTTCTGCGCCTGGCGCGGCGGGCTCGGCGCCGGGCGGGCGCTCGGGTGCGGCGAGATCGCATTCGACGGTCAGATCCGCCCGCACGATCGCACGGTGCGCTATGCCGTCGACGTCCGGCGCTGCGCCGCGGTCGCCGACGGCACGGCCACGCTCGCAATCGGAGACGCGACCGTGTCGGTCGACGACACGCCCATCTACACGCTGCGCGGCGCGCGCGTCGGTCTCTTCCGGAACCTCGCCGACGCCGAACGCTCCGCCGCCCGCACCAACGGGAGCGCCGCATGA
- a CDS encoding ketoacyl-ACP synthase III, which yields MTVFLHGLGHFHPENEITNDFLEGLDLGTTDAWIMERVGIRSRRTTLPLDYIRSTRNRDPRGAQEATLYTHADAGRRAAEMALGRAGIGAADIGLVIAGSSVMDTATPAEACNIAHALGIEAPALDVNSACTSFFAQLHLLSLMRPDALPPFVLLVVAEAVTRAVDYTDRASAVLWGDGTIAAVVSTTVPGRASIVESTLVSSPEGAERVVVPRTGHFRQDGRVVQMFAIKKTAQLLRHLQDAYRQEGRRFRFVGHQANLRMLEAVCRQCDIPDDRHHANVEWFGNTAGAGAPSVLSMRWDDWSADDDVAVVGVGAGLTWSSYLLRFGAAA from the coding sequence GTGACGGTCTTCCTGCACGGCCTCGGGCACTTCCATCCCGAGAACGAGATCACGAACGACTTCCTCGAAGGGCTCGATCTCGGCACGACCGACGCGTGGATCATGGAGCGCGTCGGCATCCGCTCGCGCCGCACGACGCTGCCGCTCGACTACATCCGCTCGACCCGCAACCGCGACCCGCGCGGCGCCCAGGAAGCGACGCTCTACACGCACGCCGACGCGGGACGGCGCGCCGCCGAGATGGCGCTCGGGCGTGCCGGCATCGGCGCCGCCGACATCGGCCTGGTCATCGCCGGCTCGTCGGTCATGGACACGGCGACACCCGCCGAAGCCTGCAACATCGCGCACGCGCTCGGCATCGAGGCGCCGGCGCTCGACGTCAACTCGGCCTGCACGAGCTTCTTCGCGCAGCTCCACCTGCTCTCCCTCATGCGGCCCGACGCGCTCCCGCCGTTCGTGCTGCTGGTCGTCGCGGAGGCCGTCACGCGCGCCGTCGACTACACCGATCGCGCCTCGGCCGTCCTGTGGGGCGACGGCACGATCGCCGCCGTGGTCTCGACCACCGTGCCGGGCCGCGCGTCGATCGTGGAGAGCACGCTCGTCTCGAGCCCGGAGGGCGCCGAACGCGTGGTCGTCCCGCGGACGGGCCACTTCCGCCAGGACGGACGCGTCGTCCAGATGTTCGCGATCAAGAAGACGGCGCAGCTCCTGAGACACCTCCAGGACGCCTACCGGCAGGAGGGGCGGCGCTTTCGGTTCGTCGGACACCAGGCGAATCTCCGCATGCTCGAGGCCGTCTGCCGGCAGTGCGACATCCCGGACGATCGGCACCACGCGAACGTGGAGTGGTTCGGCAACACGGCCGGCGCGGGGGCGCCGTCCGTCCTCTCGATGCGATGGGACGACTGGTCGGCGGACGACGACGTCGCGGTCGTCGGTGTCGGCGCCGGTCTCACCTGGTCGAGCTACCTCTTGCGCTTCGGGGCCGCGGCATGA
- a CDS encoding SDR family oxidoreductase, translated as MRFAAHQWVVVLGGSSGFGLATAQKLAEHGLNCFIVHRDRRGAMARIEPEFDQIRRHGVSLVTMNVDALDPAMREECLARLADALGPDGRVRVLLHSIAFGNLKLLLPDPPVERPAIGRLAEALGIDAQHLATTVNRLFGEGFDVLGPLAEAPAYPSGAFLEEEDFQRTIDSMGTSLVTWARALLARRLFADDARVVGLTSEGNTVAWKGYAAVAAAKVVLESVARAMAVELAPYGVRSNIVQAGITDTPALRAIPGHDHLAAQARLRNPFRRLTTPRDVANAIFLLASDEAAWINGAILRVDGGEHVAGAVA; from the coding sequence GTGAGATTTGCCGCGCATCAATGGGTGGTGGTGCTGGGCGGCTCGAGCGGTTTCGGTCTCGCGACCGCGCAGAAGCTCGCCGAGCACGGTCTCAACTGCTTCATCGTGCACCGCGACCGGCGCGGCGCCATGGCGCGCATCGAGCCGGAGTTCGACCAGATCCGCCGCCACGGCGTCTCGCTCGTCACCATGAACGTCGACGCGCTCGATCCGGCGATGCGCGAGGAGTGCCTCGCACGTCTCGCCGACGCCCTGGGTCCCGACGGACGGGTTCGCGTCCTGCTGCACTCGATCGCCTTCGGCAACCTGAAGCTCCTCTTGCCCGATCCTCCCGTCGAGCGGCCGGCGATCGGCCGGCTCGCCGAGGCGCTCGGCATCGACGCGCAGCACCTCGCGACCACGGTGAACCGCCTGTTCGGCGAAGGCTTCGACGTCCTGGGGCCGCTCGCCGAGGCGCCCGCGTATCCGAGCGGCGCCTTCCTCGAGGAGGAGGACTTCCAGCGCACGATCGACAGCATGGGGACGAGCCTCGTCACGTGGGCCCGGGCGCTGCTCGCGCGCCGCCTCTTCGCCGACGACGCGCGCGTCGTCGGTTTGACCAGCGAGGGCAACACCGTCGCGTGGAAGGGCTACGCCGCCGTGGCCGCGGCGAAGGTCGTGCTCGAGTCGGTGGCGCGGGCGATGGCGGTCGAGCTCGCGCCGTACGGCGTGCGCTCGAACATCGTCCAGGCGGGCATCACCGACACGCCGGCGCTGCGCGCCATTCCCGGCCACGATCACCTGGCGGCGCAAGCGCGGCTGCGGAACCCGTTTCGCCGTCTGACCACGCCGCGCGACGTCGCGAACGCGATCTTCCTGCTCGCCTCCGACGAGGCGGCGTGGATCAACGGCGCCATCCTGCGCGTGGACGGCGGCGAGCACGTGGCGGGAGCGGTCGCGTGA